Proteins encoded in a region of the Enterococcus gilvus ATCC BAA-350 genome:
- a CDS encoding UbiA family prenyltransferase gives MKHLTFKQFWELTEIYTAPLNLFIILLGYAIANFQLNSVPSPEFFLFVLIIVMFHITVNVFNHYMDYRNASDEKYKQQTNIIGRDHLDLRFVRNFYLGNLLISFLLGLVLVWRTNWVIGVLGIIGFYIGLFYSYGRRPLNSLPIAEALTGTASGFFITVVSYYLTVYQTHAITPAMIGNVFLISLPLVLMMFNNLLANNTCDLEEDIENHRKTLVYYLGKPAAVKVLLSVYVFSFLWLIVLVVADLAPWTVLFLVFLFPKNWQNLKRYRALQDKRTTFPIVLKAMSALMVLYPVLYFIGSLFA, from the coding sequence TTGAAGCATCTTACGTTTAAACAATTTTGGGAATTGACGGAAATCTATACGGCACCGCTGAATCTTTTTATTATTTTATTAGGGTATGCCATCGCAAACTTTCAATTAAATAGTGTACCCAGTCCTGAATTCTTTCTATTTGTCTTGATCATCGTGATGTTCCATATCACAGTGAACGTTTTTAACCATTATATGGACTATCGCAATGCTTCTGACGAGAAGTACAAGCAACAGACCAACATTATCGGCCGAGATCACTTAGACCTGCGCTTCGTGCGGAATTTTTATTTGGGGAATTTGTTGATTTCTTTCCTATTAGGATTGGTCTTGGTGTGGCGGACGAATTGGGTGATCGGTGTGTTGGGGATCATCGGCTTTTATATTGGACTCTTCTATTCCTATGGCCGGCGTCCTTTGAATAGTCTGCCCATCGCGGAGGCGTTGACAGGAACTGCCAGCGGTTTTTTCATTACTGTAGTCAGCTATTATCTAACCGTTTATCAGACGCATGCGATCACACCTGCCATGATCGGCAACGTATTTTTGATCAGCTTACCCCTCGTCTTGATGATGTTCAATAATTTACTGGCAAATAATACCTGTGACCTGGAAGAGGACATCGAAAACCACCGCAAAACATTGGTGTATTACTTAGGAAAACCAGCTGCGGTAAAAGTCCTCTTAAGTGTCTATGTCTTCAGCTTCTTATGGTTGATCGTTCTGGTCGTTGCGGATCTGGCTCCTTGGACGGTTTTGTTTTTAGTCTTCCTGTTTCCTAAAAACTGGCAGAACCTGAAACGGTATCGTGCCTTGCAGGACAAACGGACGACCTTCCCGATCGTTTTAAAGGCCATGTCTGCACTCATGGTCCTTTACCCGGTCCTTTATTTCATCGGCTCACTTTTCGCCTAA
- a CDS encoding helix-turn-helix domain-containing protein: MQLLLLTKVPLYEENFERHLKQLGNEVYCSENMVSLLKEKSFDKSFLEPFEGIIFSETLYDIETYEIIKHLPQGNLKLFRRAKENKSEEVGSNPFHAWIPLDADIEQLREILLIAEISRLTNKKSVHAQQVTVKQKLSELSLKLKQKEIVYYLIQAGERTVPREEISREIWEKDPTKSVLASLSKVVSKVNEKLANEFGDEAIQTVWGHGYRLNKKFFDYLENDVVEENQVLIR, from the coding sequence ATGCAGTTATTACTTTTGACGAAAGTCCCACTTTACGAGGAAAATTTTGAACGCCACTTGAAGCAATTAGGAAACGAGGTTTATTGCTCTGAAAATATGGTGAGCTTATTGAAGGAAAAATCGTTTGATAAAAGTTTTCTGGAACCGTTTGAAGGCATTATTTTCAGCGAAACATTGTATGACATCGAAACCTATGAAATAATCAAACACTTGCCACAAGGAAATTTGAAGCTGTTTCGCAGAGCCAAAGAGAACAAATCAGAGGAAGTGGGTTCAAATCCTTTTCACGCGTGGATTCCGCTTGATGCAGATATTGAACAGCTTCGGGAAATTTTATTGATCGCGGAAATCTCTCGTTTGACGAATAAAAAGTCTGTCCACGCGCAGCAGGTCACAGTGAAGCAGAAGCTTTCTGAGTTAAGCCTGAAATTAAAGCAAAAGGAAATTGTCTACTATTTGATCCAAGCGGGAGAACGAACGGTTCCTCGTGAAGAGATCAGTCGAGAGATCTGGGAGAAGGACCCAACGAAATCTGTTCTAGCCAGTCTTTCGAAGGTCGTCTCAAAAGTAAATGAAAAATTAGCGAACGAATTTGGGGATGAAGCGATCCAAACGGTATGGGGACATGGCTATCGTTTGAATAAAAAATTCTTTGACTACTTAGAAAATGACGTGGTGGAAGAAAATCAAGTGCTCATTCGTTAA
- a CDS encoding NCS2 family permease, which produces MKGKINSYFELEKLNTTVKREILAGFTTFISMAYILFVNPSVLGASGMDEGAVFTATALASALGCILMGVLARYPIATAPALGINAFFAYSVCIGMGIRWETALAGVFVASLIFILITIFKLREMIIDAIPSDLKYAISGGIGLFIAFLGLSEGGIIVANKSTLVGLGSMSVGTTWLTVFGLIVTSILMVRRVPGGIFIGMVATTLLGLVTGLIQAPTHIVSAAPSLKPTFLVALNHVKDINTLQLWVVVLTFLLVTFFDTAGTLVGLANQAGFMKDNKMPRVGKALASDSTAMLAGSLLGTSPVGAYVESSAGIAVGGRSGLTAITTGVFFIFGLFFSPLLSVVTSQVTAPALIVVGVLMAQSLREIKWDQLEIAIPSFLILIGMPLTYSISDGIALGFIFYPITMIAAKRGKEVSPIMYVLFFVFIGFMWILNVK; this is translated from the coding sequence ATGAAAGGGAAAATAAATTCCTATTTTGAACTTGAAAAACTAAATACAACTGTAAAAAGAGAGATATTGGCAGGCTTTACTACCTTTATTTCGATGGCGTATATTCTTTTTGTCAATCCTAGTGTACTAGGCGCCTCCGGTATGGACGAGGGGGCTGTCTTCACTGCGACAGCACTAGCTAGTGCATTGGGCTGTATCTTGATGGGGGTTCTTGCACGGTATCCGATAGCGACGGCACCTGCACTAGGGATCAATGCTTTCTTTGCCTATTCTGTCTGTATCGGTATGGGGATTCGCTGGGAGACCGCTTTAGCAGGGGTTTTTGTGGCATCGCTGATTTTTATTTTGATCACGATTTTCAAATTACGGGAAATGATCATTGACGCGATCCCTTCTGATTTGAAATATGCGATCTCTGGCGGGATCGGCCTCTTTATCGCCTTCTTGGGATTAAGCGAGGGCGGCATCATCGTCGCGAATAAATCGACGTTGGTTGGTCTGGGCTCAATGAGTGTAGGAACGACATGGTTGACGGTGTTCGGTTTGATCGTTACGTCGATCTTAATGGTACGACGAGTTCCTGGTGGGATTTTTATCGGGATGGTCGCGACGACATTGCTAGGGTTAGTAACCGGTCTGATCCAAGCACCGACGCACATTGTTTCGGCGGCGCCAAGTTTGAAGCCGACCTTCTTAGTCGCTTTGAATCACGTGAAGGATATCAATACGCTGCAGCTTTGGGTCGTTGTCTTGACCTTCCTGCTGGTGACTTTTTTTGATACTGCTGGAACATTGGTAGGTTTAGCCAATCAAGCAGGCTTCATGAAGGACAATAAAATGCCCCGTGTCGGAAAAGCATTGGCTTCTGATTCGACCGCGATGTTGGCGGGCTCTCTACTAGGAACGTCTCCAGTGGGTGCCTATGTGGAATCTTCCGCAGGGATCGCAGTTGGCGGCCGCTCTGGTCTGACTGCTATCACGACGGGGGTATTCTTTATCTTTGGCTTGTTTTTCTCCCCATTATTATCTGTCGTGACGTCACAAGTGACAGCACCTGCGCTGATCGTCGTCGGTGTATTGATGGCACAGTCCTTACGTGAAATCAAATGGGACCAGTTAGAAATTGCGATTCCTTCTTTCTTGATTCTGATCGGTATGCCATTGACTTACAGCATTTCTGATGGGATCGCCTTAGGATTCATTTTCTACCCAATCACGATGATCGCTGCTAAACGAGGCAAAGAAGTCTCACCGATCATGTATGTCTTGTTTTTCGTCTTTATCGGTTTTATGTGGATCTTGAATGTAAAATAA
- a CDS encoding helix-turn-helix domain-containing protein: MKKVIILTRNIIIEQDFQNELQRLDYEVFVLKEFFDVNKPNYFEEILSLFDIVIFSETLTNQEFNEILPIILEKDLHYLRRTDEPVPNIDENHCLSIDCTMTELREFLLLSDTREGHKESISKGLVRQSEMKKQDLVLFYSSLNNIEKKIICALAEGSGKIISRDELCNKVWNNEVSKSRLVQMSTAVGNIRKKIAHAHIENVRIITYWGNGYRLHDVPNGLMSEHIKEYSM; encoded by the coding sequence ATGAAAAAAGTGATCATTTTGACGAGAAACATTATTATCGAACAGGACTTTCAAAACGAATTGCAGCGATTGGATTACGAGGTATTTGTTTTAAAAGAATTCTTCGATGTGAACAAACCGAATTATTTTGAAGAGATTCTCTCTCTTTTTGATATCGTCATCTTTAGTGAAACATTGACGAACCAAGAATTTAATGAGATTTTACCTATTATCTTAGAAAAGGATCTTCATTATCTGCGAAGAACGGACGAGCCGGTGCCGAATATCGATGAGAATCATTGCCTGTCGATTGATTGTACGATGACCGAATTGAGAGAGTTCTTGCTGCTAAGCGATACCCGCGAAGGACACAAGGAGTCGATCTCAAAAGGCTTGGTCAGACAATCTGAAATGAAAAAGCAAGACCTGGTTCTATTCTACAGCTCCCTCAACAACATTGAGAAGAAGATCATCTGCGCTTTAGCCGAGGGCAGCGGGAAGATCATCTCCAGAGATGAGCTGTGCAACAAAGTATGGAACAATGAAGTCAGCAAATCACGCTTAGTGCAAATGTCTACGGCTGTAGGGAATATCCGTAAGAAGATCGCCCATGCCCACATCGAAAATGTGCGGATCATTACGTACTGGGGGAATGGCTACCGTCTTCATGATGTCCCCAACGGATTGATGAGTGAGCACATCAAAGAATACAGCATGTAA